A genomic segment from Lignipirellula cremea encodes:
- a CDS encoding ATP-dependent Clp protease proteolytic subunit, whose amino-acid sequence MAKKKRKDEEPEVELHEIAITGDLTDTESDITERLLDVPVGSECLLYFNSPGGNPHSALALTSLLLIRNLDATGIVTGECSSAALWPFAACRKRYVTPHSLLLFHPLKSESEQNISHMEAAEWARYLGELEEDMDRMLSDLLGLSYEKLVAWARPGRFVNGKEFADAGLAQMVELRDLARMFGVRD is encoded by the coding sequence ATGGCCAAAAAGAAGCGAAAAGATGAAGAGCCCGAGGTCGAGCTGCATGAAATCGCCATTACGGGCGACCTGACCGATACGGAATCCGACATCACGGAGCGGTTGCTGGATGTGCCGGTCGGCTCGGAGTGCCTGTTGTACTTCAACTCGCCGGGCGGCAATCCCCATTCTGCCCTGGCCCTGACCAGTCTGCTGTTGATTCGTAATCTCGATGCGACCGGGATCGTCACGGGCGAATGTTCGTCGGCTGCGCTCTGGCCCTTCGCGGCTTGCCGCAAGCGGTATGTTACGCCGCATAGCCTGTTGCTGTTTCACCCGCTTAAATCAGAAAGCGAACAGAACATCTCCCACATGGAGGCGGCGGAGTGGGCCCGTTACCTGGGCGAGCTGGAAGAAGATATGGACCGCATGTTGTCGGATCTGCTGGGGCTGTCGTACGAGAAACTAGTGGCCTGGGCGCGGCCCGGTCGCTTCGTCAACGGCAAGGAATTCGCCGATGCAGGTCTGGCGCAGATGGTCGAGCTGCGCGACCTGGCCCGAATGTTCGGTGTACGCGATTAG